From the genome of Globicephala melas chromosome 11, mGloMel1.2, whole genome shotgun sequence, one region includes:
- the DALRD3 gene encoding DALR anticodon-binding domain-containing protein 3 isoform X3 has product MRLGVEETLGALNAALGPGGPVWFKETRARHLRVRDFLAPRRALEARFGDDQVPERVVHAIVGLQGPGVAPVLSCAPTPAGLALQLRRSAVFERVLGAVAAYAAPTVPAAPGPRVVLHCPALRGSPCALRLSQLRAVLVADHLARALHAHRVSVRLVPAVRDPHMPTFLQQLRVDWPAASERAATEALRSRALAELTPARNAEALPPGALGRVYLKELVDERGRTTGYDPKLDSCLVTEDLLAVLAELQQAVQDWAEDSSLGLAAAPDAGADSCMVVHVVSCEEEFQQQKLDLLWWKLDDQAPLRQKHLVCGPVKVAGAPGTLTAPEYYELRHAQVCKASALKRGRDLAQDSAWMEIFRVLSVATIKFEMLSTAPQSQLLLALADSSISTKGTKSGTFVMYNCARLATLFESYKCSMEQGLYPTFPPVSSLDFSLLHDEGEWLLLFNSILPFPDLLSQTAALPCTAPGLHITARTEMVCKFLVQLSMDFSSYYNRVHILGEPRPHLFGQMFARLQLLRAVREVLHTGLAMLGLPPLSHI; this is encoded by the exons ATGCGCCTTGGGGTAGAGGAGACGCTGGGAGCCCTCAACGCGGCCCTGGGGCCGGGCGGCCCAGTATGGTTCAAGGAGACACGCGCCCGCCACCTGCGTGTCCGAGACTTCTTGGCACCGCGGCGCGCGCTGGAAGCGCGCTTCGGGGACGACCAG GTGCCCGAGCGCGTGGTTCACGCCATCGTCGGCCTGCAGGGTCCTGGCGTGGCCCCGGTACTGAGCTGCGCGCCAACCCCCGCGGGGCTGGCGCTCCAGCTGCGGCGGTCCGCCGTCTTCGAGCGCGTCCTCGGCGCCGTGGCCGCCTATGCCGCGCCCACCGTCCCCGCCGCCCCGGGCCCGCGCGTCGTCCTGCACTGCCCGGCGCTGCGCGGCAGCCCCTGCGCCCTCCGCCTGAGCCAGCTGCGTGCCGTGCTCGTGGCCGACCACCTGGCGCGAGCTTTGCACGCTCACAG GGTGAGTGTGCGCCTAGTGCCCGCTGTGCGGGACCCGCACATGCCGACCTTCCTGCAGCAGCTGCGGGTGGACTGGCCCGCGGCCTCAGAGAGAGCCGCGACCGAAGCCCTAAGGAGCCGCGCGCTTGCAGAGCTCACCCCTGCCCGTAACGCGGAAGCCCTGCCCCCTGGCGCCCTGGGCCGAGTGTACTTGAAGGAGCTGGTGGACGAACGGGGACGCACAACTGGCTATGACCCCAAGCTGGACAGCTGTTTGG TGACAGAGGATCTGCTCGCTGTGCTGGCGGAGCTGCAGCAGGCTGTGCAGGATTGGGCTGAGGACAGCTCCCTAGGCCTG GCTGCGGCCCCAGATGCTGGTGCAGATAGCTGCATGGTTGTACACGTGGTGAGCTGTGAGGAGGAGTTCCAGCAACAGAAGTTGGACCTGCTTTGGTGGAAGTTGGATGACCAGGCTCCTCTCAGACAG AAGCACCTGGTCTGTGGCCCAGTGAAAGTAGCTGGTGCACCTGGCACCCTGACTGCCCCCGAGTACTACGA GCTCCGGCATGCCCAGGTGTGCAAGGCCTCAGCACTGAAGCGCGGTAGGGACCTGGCACAAG ACTCAGCCTGGATGGAAATCTTCAGGGTTCTCTCTGTGGCAACCATTAAGTTTGAGATGCTCAGCACAGCCCCACAAAGTCAG CTTCTCTTGGCCCTGGCCGACAGCAGCATTTCCACAAAGGGCACCAAAAGTGGCACCTTTGTCATGTATAATTGTGCACGTCTTGCCACACTCTTTGAGAGTTACAAGTGCAGCATGGAACAAGGTCTGTACCCCACTTTCCCACCTGTGAGCAGTCTGGATTTCTCTCTGCTACATGATGAG GGTGAGTGGTTGCTGCTCTTCAACAGCATCCTCCCCTTCCCAGACCTGCTGAGCCAGACAGCAGCCCTACCCTGCACAGCCCCAGGGCTCCACATCACTGCACGCACAGAGATG GTGTGCAAGTTCCTGGTACAGCTCAGCATGGATTTCAGCTCATACTATAACCGGGTACACATCCTAGGG GAGCCTCGACCACACTTGTTTGGTCAAATGTTTGCCCGTCTGCAGCTTCTGCGGGCTGTGCGTGAAGTGCTCCACACCGGGCTGGCCATGCTGGGTCTCCCTCCACTGAGTCACATCTAA
- the DALRD3 gene encoding DALR anticodon-binding domain-containing protein 3 isoform X2 translates to MRLGVEETLGALNAALGPGGPVWFKETRARHLRVRDFLAPRRALEARFGDDQVPERVVHAIVGLQGPGVAPVLSCAPTPAGLALQLRRSAVFERVLGAVAAYAAPTVPAAPGPRVVLHCPALRGSPCALRLSQLRAVLVADHLARALHAHRVSVRLVPAVRDPHMPTFLQQLRVDWPAASERAATEALRSRALAELTPARNAEALPPGALGRVYLKELVDERGRTTGYDPKLDSCLVTEDLLAVLAELQQAVQDWAEDSSLGLAAAPDAGADSCMVVHVVSCEEEFQQQKLDLLWWKLDDQAPLRQKHLVCGPVKVAGAPGTLTAPEYYELRHAQVCKASALKRGRDLAQDSAWMEIFRVLSVATIKFEMLSTAPQSQLLLALADSSISTKGTKSGTFVMYNCARLATLFESYKCSMEQGLYPTFPPVSSLDFSLLHDEHPSPPQGEWLLLFNSILPFPDLLSQTAALPCTAPGLHITARTEMVCKFLVQLSMDFSSYYNRVHILGEPRPHLFGQMFARLQLLRAVREVLHTGLAMLGLPPLSHI, encoded by the exons ATGCGCCTTGGGGTAGAGGAGACGCTGGGAGCCCTCAACGCGGCCCTGGGGCCGGGCGGCCCAGTATGGTTCAAGGAGACACGCGCCCGCCACCTGCGTGTCCGAGACTTCTTGGCACCGCGGCGCGCGCTGGAAGCGCGCTTCGGGGACGACCAG GTGCCCGAGCGCGTGGTTCACGCCATCGTCGGCCTGCAGGGTCCTGGCGTGGCCCCGGTACTGAGCTGCGCGCCAACCCCCGCGGGGCTGGCGCTCCAGCTGCGGCGGTCCGCCGTCTTCGAGCGCGTCCTCGGCGCCGTGGCCGCCTATGCCGCGCCCACCGTCCCCGCCGCCCCGGGCCCGCGCGTCGTCCTGCACTGCCCGGCGCTGCGCGGCAGCCCCTGCGCCCTCCGCCTGAGCCAGCTGCGTGCCGTGCTCGTGGCCGACCACCTGGCGCGAGCTTTGCACGCTCACAG GGTGAGTGTGCGCCTAGTGCCCGCTGTGCGGGACCCGCACATGCCGACCTTCCTGCAGCAGCTGCGGGTGGACTGGCCCGCGGCCTCAGAGAGAGCCGCGACCGAAGCCCTAAGGAGCCGCGCGCTTGCAGAGCTCACCCCTGCCCGTAACGCGGAAGCCCTGCCCCCTGGCGCCCTGGGCCGAGTGTACTTGAAGGAGCTGGTGGACGAACGGGGACGCACAACTGGCTATGACCCCAAGCTGGACAGCTGTTTGG TGACAGAGGATCTGCTCGCTGTGCTGGCGGAGCTGCAGCAGGCTGTGCAGGATTGGGCTGAGGACAGCTCCCTAGGCCTG GCTGCGGCCCCAGATGCTGGTGCAGATAGCTGCATGGTTGTACACGTGGTGAGCTGTGAGGAGGAGTTCCAGCAACAGAAGTTGGACCTGCTTTGGTGGAAGTTGGATGACCAGGCTCCTCTCAGACAG AAGCACCTGGTCTGTGGCCCAGTGAAAGTAGCTGGTGCACCTGGCACCCTGACTGCCCCCGAGTACTACGA GCTCCGGCATGCCCAGGTGTGCAAGGCCTCAGCACTGAAGCGCGGTAGGGACCTGGCACAAG ACTCAGCCTGGATGGAAATCTTCAGGGTTCTCTCTGTGGCAACCATTAAGTTTGAGATGCTCAGCACAGCCCCACAAAGTCAG CTTCTCTTGGCCCTGGCCGACAGCAGCATTTCCACAAAGGGCACCAAAAGTGGCACCTTTGTCATGTATAATTGTGCACGTCTTGCCACACTCTTTGAGAGTTACAAGTGCAGCATGGAACAAGGTCTGTACCCCACTTTCCCACCTGTGAGCAGTCTGGATTTCTCTCTGCTACATGATGAG CACCCTTCTCCCCCACAGGGTGAGTGGTTGCTGCTCTTCAACAGCATCCTCCCCTTCCCAGACCTGCTGAGCCAGACAGCAGCCCTACCCTGCACAGCCCCAGGGCTCCACATCACTGCACGCACAGAGATG GTGTGCAAGTTCCTGGTACAGCTCAGCATGGATTTCAGCTCATACTATAACCGGGTACACATCCTAGGG GAGCCTCGACCACACTTGTTTGGTCAAATGTTTGCCCGTCTGCAGCTTCTGCGGGCTGTGCGTGAAGTGCTCCACACCGGGCTGGCCATGCTGGGTCTCCCTCCACTGAGTCACATCTAA
- the DALRD3 gene encoding DALR anticodon-binding domain-containing protein 3 isoform X4, which yields MVQGDTRPPPACPRLLGTAARAGSALRGRPGARARGSRHRRPAGSWRGPGTELRANPRGAGAPAAAVRRLRARPRRRGRLCRAHRPRRPGPARRPALPGAARQPLRPPPEPAACRARGRPPGASFARSQQLRVDWPAASERAATEALRSRALAELTPARNAEALPPGALGRVYLKELVDERGRTTGYDPKLDSCLVTEDLLAVLAELQQAVQDWAEDSSLGLAAAPDAGADSCMVVHVVSCEEEFQQQKLDLLWWKLDDQAPLRQKHLVCGPVKVAGAPGTLTAPEYYELRHAQVCKASALKRGRDLAQDSAWMEIFRVLSVATIKFEMLSTAPQSQLLLALADSSISTKGTKSGTFVMYNCARLATLFESYKCSMEQGLYPTFPPVSSLDFSLLHDEHPSPPQGEWLLLFNSILPFPDLLSQTAALPCTAPGLHITARTEMVCKFLVQLSMDFSSYYNRVHILGEPRPHLFGQMFARLQLLRAVREVLHTGLAMLGLPPLSHI from the exons ATGGTTCAAGGAGACACGCGCCCGCCACCTGCGTGTCCGAGACTTCTTGGCACCGCGGCGCGCGCTGGAAGCGCGCTTCGGGGACGACCAG GTGCCCGAGCGCGTGGTTCACGCCATCGTCGGCCTGCAGGGTCCTGGCGTGGCCCCGGTACTGAGCTGCGCGCCAACCCCCGCGGGGCTGGCGCTCCAGCTGCGGCGGTCCGCCGTCTTCGAGCGCGTCCTCGGCGCCGTGGCCGCCTATGCCGCGCCCACCGTCCCCGCCGCCCCGGGCCCGCGCGTCGTCCTGCACTGCCCGGCGCTGCGCGGCAGCCCCTGCGCCCTCCGCCTGAGCCAGCTGCGTGCCGTGCTCGTGGCCGACCACCTGGCGCGAGCTTTGCACGCTCACAG CAGCTGCGGGTGGACTGGCCCGCGGCCTCAGAGAGAGCCGCGACCGAAGCCCTAAGGAGCCGCGCGCTTGCAGAGCTCACCCCTGCCCGTAACGCGGAAGCCCTGCCCCCTGGCGCCCTGGGCCGAGTGTACTTGAAGGAGCTGGTGGACGAACGGGGACGCACAACTGGCTATGACCCCAAGCTGGACAGCTGTTTGG TGACAGAGGATCTGCTCGCTGTGCTGGCGGAGCTGCAGCAGGCTGTGCAGGATTGGGCTGAGGACAGCTCCCTAGGCCTG GCTGCGGCCCCAGATGCTGGTGCAGATAGCTGCATGGTTGTACACGTGGTGAGCTGTGAGGAGGAGTTCCAGCAACAGAAGTTGGACCTGCTTTGGTGGAAGTTGGATGACCAGGCTCCTCTCAGACAG AAGCACCTGGTCTGTGGCCCAGTGAAAGTAGCTGGTGCACCTGGCACCCTGACTGCCCCCGAGTACTACGA GCTCCGGCATGCCCAGGTGTGCAAGGCCTCAGCACTGAAGCGCGGTAGGGACCTGGCACAAG ACTCAGCCTGGATGGAAATCTTCAGGGTTCTCTCTGTGGCAACCATTAAGTTTGAGATGCTCAGCACAGCCCCACAAAGTCAG CTTCTCTTGGCCCTGGCCGACAGCAGCATTTCCACAAAGGGCACCAAAAGTGGCACCTTTGTCATGTATAATTGTGCACGTCTTGCCACACTCTTTGAGAGTTACAAGTGCAGCATGGAACAAGGTCTGTACCCCACTTTCCCACCTGTGAGCAGTCTGGATTTCTCTCTGCTACATGATGAG CACCCTTCTCCCCCACAGGGTGAGTGGTTGCTGCTCTTCAACAGCATCCTCCCCTTCCCAGACCTGCTGAGCCAGACAGCAGCCCTACCCTGCACAGCCCCAGGGCTCCACATCACTGCACGCACAGAGATG GTGTGCAAGTTCCTGGTACAGCTCAGCATGGATTTCAGCTCATACTATAACCGGGTACACATCCTAGGG GAGCCTCGACCACACTTGTTTGGTCAAATGTTTGCCCGTCTGCAGCTTCTGCGGGCTGTGCGTGAAGTGCTCCACACCGGGCTGGCCATGCTGGGTCTCCCTCCACTGAGTCACATCTAA
- the DALRD3 gene encoding DALR anticodon-binding domain-containing protein 3 isoform X1, with product MRLGVEETLGALNAALGPGGPVWFKETRARHLRVRDFLAPRRALEARFGDDQVPERVVHAIVGLQGPGVAPVLSCAPTPAGLALQLRRSAVFERVLGAVAAYAAPTVPAAPGPRVVLHCPALRGSPCALRLSQLRAVLVADHLARALHAHRVSVRLVPAVRDPHMPTFLQQLRVDWPAASERAATEALRSRALAELTPARNAEALPPGALGRVYLKELVDERGRTTGYDPKLDSCLGRTRSLAGPESSRAPHSPPASALCVLFAVTEDLLAVLAELQQAVQDWAEDSSLGLAAAPDAGADSCMVVHVVSCEEEFQQQKLDLLWWKLDDQAPLRQKHLVCGPVKVAGAPGTLTAPEYYELRHAQVCKASALKRGRDLAQDSAWMEIFRVLSVATIKFEMLSTAPQSQLLLALADSSISTKGTKSGTFVMYNCARLATLFESYKCSMEQGLYPTFPPVSSLDFSLLHDEHPSPPQGEWLLLFNSILPFPDLLSQTAALPCTAPGLHITARTEMVCKFLVQLSMDFSSYYNRVHILGEPRPHLFGQMFARLQLLRAVREVLHTGLAMLGLPPLSHI from the exons ATGCGCCTTGGGGTAGAGGAGACGCTGGGAGCCCTCAACGCGGCCCTGGGGCCGGGCGGCCCAGTATGGTTCAAGGAGACACGCGCCCGCCACCTGCGTGTCCGAGACTTCTTGGCACCGCGGCGCGCGCTGGAAGCGCGCTTCGGGGACGACCAG GTGCCCGAGCGCGTGGTTCACGCCATCGTCGGCCTGCAGGGTCCTGGCGTGGCCCCGGTACTGAGCTGCGCGCCAACCCCCGCGGGGCTGGCGCTCCAGCTGCGGCGGTCCGCCGTCTTCGAGCGCGTCCTCGGCGCCGTGGCCGCCTATGCCGCGCCCACCGTCCCCGCCGCCCCGGGCCCGCGCGTCGTCCTGCACTGCCCGGCGCTGCGCGGCAGCCCCTGCGCCCTCCGCCTGAGCCAGCTGCGTGCCGTGCTCGTGGCCGACCACCTGGCGCGAGCTTTGCACGCTCACAG GGTGAGTGTGCGCCTAGTGCCCGCTGTGCGGGACCCGCACATGCCGACCTTCCTGCAGCAGCTGCGGGTGGACTGGCCCGCGGCCTCAGAGAGAGCCGCGACCGAAGCCCTAAGGAGCCGCGCGCTTGCAGAGCTCACCCCTGCCCGTAACGCGGAAGCCCTGCCCCCTGGCGCCCTGGGCCGAGTGTACTTGAAGGAGCTGGTGGACGAACGGGGACGCACAACTGGCTATGACCCCAAGCTGGACAGCTGTTTGGGTAGGACCCGGAGCCTCGCAGGGCCAGAAAGTAGTCGGGCCCCGCACTCCCCGCCGGCCTCAGCCCTGTGTGTTCTCTTCGCAGTGACAGAGGATCTGCTCGCTGTGCTGGCGGAGCTGCAGCAGGCTGTGCAGGATTGGGCTGAGGACAGCTCCCTAGGCCTG GCTGCGGCCCCAGATGCTGGTGCAGATAGCTGCATGGTTGTACACGTGGTGAGCTGTGAGGAGGAGTTCCAGCAACAGAAGTTGGACCTGCTTTGGTGGAAGTTGGATGACCAGGCTCCTCTCAGACAG AAGCACCTGGTCTGTGGCCCAGTGAAAGTAGCTGGTGCACCTGGCACCCTGACTGCCCCCGAGTACTACGA GCTCCGGCATGCCCAGGTGTGCAAGGCCTCAGCACTGAAGCGCGGTAGGGACCTGGCACAAG ACTCAGCCTGGATGGAAATCTTCAGGGTTCTCTCTGTGGCAACCATTAAGTTTGAGATGCTCAGCACAGCCCCACAAAGTCAG CTTCTCTTGGCCCTGGCCGACAGCAGCATTTCCACAAAGGGCACCAAAAGTGGCACCTTTGTCATGTATAATTGTGCACGTCTTGCCACACTCTTTGAGAGTTACAAGTGCAGCATGGAACAAGGTCTGTACCCCACTTTCCCACCTGTGAGCAGTCTGGATTTCTCTCTGCTACATGATGAG CACCCTTCTCCCCCACAGGGTGAGTGGTTGCTGCTCTTCAACAGCATCCTCCCCTTCCCAGACCTGCTGAGCCAGACAGCAGCCCTACCCTGCACAGCCCCAGGGCTCCACATCACTGCACGCACAGAGATG GTGTGCAAGTTCCTGGTACAGCTCAGCATGGATTTCAGCTCATACTATAACCGGGTACACATCCTAGGG GAGCCTCGACCACACTTGTTTGGTCAAATGTTTGCCCGTCTGCAGCTTCTGCGGGCTGTGCGTGAAGTGCTCCACACCGGGCTGGCCATGCTGGGTCTCCCTCCACTGAGTCACATCTAA
- the DALRD3 gene encoding DALR anticodon-binding domain-containing protein 3 isoform X5, with translation MVQGDTRPPPACPRLLGTAARAGSALRGRPGARARGSRHRRPAGSWRGPGTELRANPRGAGAPAAAVRRLRARPRRRGRLCRAHRPRRPGPARRPALPGAARQPLRPPPEPAACRARGRPPGASFARSQLRVDWPAASERAATEALRSRALAELTPARNAEALPPGALGRVYLKELVDERGRTTGYDPKLDSCLVTEDLLAVLAELQQAVQDWAEDSSLGLAAAPDAGADSCMVVHVVSCEEEFQQQKLDLLWWKLDDQAPLRQKHLVCGPVKVAGAPGTLTAPEYYELRHAQVCKASALKRGRDLAQDSAWMEIFRVLSVATIKFEMLSTAPQSQLLLALADSSISTKGTKSGTFVMYNCARLATLFESYKCSMEQGLYPTFPPVSSLDFSLLHDEHPSPPQGEWLLLFNSILPFPDLLSQTAALPCTAPGLHITARTEMVCKFLVQLSMDFSSYYNRVHILGEPRPHLFGQMFARLQLLRAVREVLHTGLAMLGLPPLSHI, from the exons ATGGTTCAAGGAGACACGCGCCCGCCACCTGCGTGTCCGAGACTTCTTGGCACCGCGGCGCGCGCTGGAAGCGCGCTTCGGGGACGACCAG GTGCCCGAGCGCGTGGTTCACGCCATCGTCGGCCTGCAGGGTCCTGGCGTGGCCCCGGTACTGAGCTGCGCGCCAACCCCCGCGGGGCTGGCGCTCCAGCTGCGGCGGTCCGCCGTCTTCGAGCGCGTCCTCGGCGCCGTGGCCGCCTATGCCGCGCCCACCGTCCCCGCCGCCCCGGGCCCGCGCGTCGTCCTGCACTGCCCGGCGCTGCGCGGCAGCCCCTGCGCCCTCCGCCTGAGCCAGCTGCGTGCCGTGCTCGTGGCCGACCACCTGGCGCGAGCTTTGCACGCTCACAG CTGCGGGTGGACTGGCCCGCGGCCTCAGAGAGAGCCGCGACCGAAGCCCTAAGGAGCCGCGCGCTTGCAGAGCTCACCCCTGCCCGTAACGCGGAAGCCCTGCCCCCTGGCGCCCTGGGCCGAGTGTACTTGAAGGAGCTGGTGGACGAACGGGGACGCACAACTGGCTATGACCCCAAGCTGGACAGCTGTTTGG TGACAGAGGATCTGCTCGCTGTGCTGGCGGAGCTGCAGCAGGCTGTGCAGGATTGGGCTGAGGACAGCTCCCTAGGCCTG GCTGCGGCCCCAGATGCTGGTGCAGATAGCTGCATGGTTGTACACGTGGTGAGCTGTGAGGAGGAGTTCCAGCAACAGAAGTTGGACCTGCTTTGGTGGAAGTTGGATGACCAGGCTCCTCTCAGACAG AAGCACCTGGTCTGTGGCCCAGTGAAAGTAGCTGGTGCACCTGGCACCCTGACTGCCCCCGAGTACTACGA GCTCCGGCATGCCCAGGTGTGCAAGGCCTCAGCACTGAAGCGCGGTAGGGACCTGGCACAAG ACTCAGCCTGGATGGAAATCTTCAGGGTTCTCTCTGTGGCAACCATTAAGTTTGAGATGCTCAGCACAGCCCCACAAAGTCAG CTTCTCTTGGCCCTGGCCGACAGCAGCATTTCCACAAAGGGCACCAAAAGTGGCACCTTTGTCATGTATAATTGTGCACGTCTTGCCACACTCTTTGAGAGTTACAAGTGCAGCATGGAACAAGGTCTGTACCCCACTTTCCCACCTGTGAGCAGTCTGGATTTCTCTCTGCTACATGATGAG CACCCTTCTCCCCCACAGGGTGAGTGGTTGCTGCTCTTCAACAGCATCCTCCCCTTCCCAGACCTGCTGAGCCAGACAGCAGCCCTACCCTGCACAGCCCCAGGGCTCCACATCACTGCACGCACAGAGATG GTGTGCAAGTTCCTGGTACAGCTCAGCATGGATTTCAGCTCATACTATAACCGGGTACACATCCTAGGG GAGCCTCGACCACACTTGTTTGGTCAAATGTTTGCCCGTCTGCAGCTTCTGCGGGCTGTGCGTGAAGTGCTCCACACCGGGCTGGCCATGCTGGGTCTCCCTCCACTGAGTCACATCTAA